The Rugosibacter aromaticivorans region TTCGGTTACGAGATCGGGGCGCAGGCGTTGCACCACGCCGATGGCATGCGCCATCGGCTCGATGGCGGTGGTGTCAACGGCCTGCAAGCGCGCAATGAAGCCGAGAATACCGTTTAGCTGATCCTGCGTGGCGAGGGATTCGGCGGCAGAAAGTTCAATTCGGGCGAGCCGTGCGATACGACCGACACCTTCTTGATTCAATGACATAATGGCGATAGTTAAGATTTAAATTTAAGAATTGAGCGAGGCGACCCAGTTAAGCCTGGCACCAAGATAAGGTATTATAAGCACCTTCTTTTTCGCCTTTGCCTGTTTCAGCCACGATTTGGGCAAGGCCTCCAATTAGGAACACTATGTTTAACTTCTTGCGCTCCTACTTCTCCAATGATCTGGCCATTGACCTGGGCACCGCCAACACGCTCATCTACGCACGCGGCAAAGGGGTTGTGCTTGATGAGCCCTCGGTTGTTGCTATTCGTATTGAGGGCGGCCCTAATGCCAAAAAAACCATTCAGGCGGTTGGCCATGAAGCCAAGTCGATGCTGGGACGCAACCCGAAAGAGATCTCGGTCATCCGCCCGCTAAAAGACGGTGTCATTGCCGATTTCACCGTTACCGAGCAAATGCTCAAGCAGTTCATCCGGCGGGTACATGAATCGCGTTTGCTCTCGCCCTCGCCACGCATTATTATTTGTGTACCCTCCGGCTCAACGCAGGTAGAGCGCCGTGCGATTCGCGAATCCGCCCTGGGTGCCGGCGCTTCACAGGTGTATCTGATCGAAGAGCCAATGGCTGCAGCGCTGGGCGCTGGCTTGCCGGTGACGGACGCCACCGGATCCATGGTCGTGGACATCGGTGGTGGCACCACCGAAGTAGGCGTAATTTCGCTGGGCGGCATGGTCTATGCCAACTCGGTGCGCGTGGGAGGTGATAAATTTGATGAGTCGATCATCTCCTACATCAACCGCAACTACGGCATGCAGATCGGTGAAAACACGGCGGAGTTCATCAAAAAAACCATAGGTTCAGCGTTTCCAGGAAACGAAGTCAGGGAAATGGAAGTTTCGGGCATCAATCGAGCCGAAGGTATTCCACGCAAATTCACTATTTCCTCTAACGAAGTGCTTGAAGCCTTGTCTGAGCCGCTTAATCATGTTGTCAGAGCAGTCAAGGATGCATTGGAAAGAACGCCGCCAGAGCTTGGCTCGGACATAGCCGAGCGCGGCATGGTGCTCACAGGTGGCGGTGCGCTGTTGACAGACCTGGATCGCCTGCTCGCGGAAGAAACCGGGCTGCCAGTGATCGTAGCGGATGATCCATTGACCTGCGTTGCGCGCGGCTCGGGACTTGCGCTGGAAAAGATGGACAAACTTGGTAGTATTTTCGCCACTGAATAATTCGCTTTCCGTGTAGTTTGTTTTATGGTGTACCACTTATGGTGCACCCGACTATTTATTTCCGGGAACACCACCTGCCTGATGTCCGCGATTGGTCATGCTCCGCCACCCTTTTTTAACCGGGGCCCGGCACCACTTGTGCGGCTGTTTTTTTTCGTCTCGATATCCATCATTCTCTTGATCGCGGACTTGCGCTTTCACACCCTGGAATGGACGCGCCTGACCATGGCGACTATCGTCTGGCCGATTCAACGCGCGGCTTGGTTGCCAATTCAGGCAGCAGGCAATATCGGGCGTTACTTTATACGACAGTCCGCTCTTCAAACAGAAAATGAATATTTGCAACAGCAGCGCATGAAGGCAGCCAAACTGTTGCTGCGACAACGTCATCTGGAAGACGAAAATCAGCGCCTGCGTGCTTTGCTCGATATGCGAATGCGCCAGCCAGTGAATGGGCAGATTGCCGAGATTATTTACGCAGCGCGCGACCCATTTTCGCGTCATGTCATTATCGACAAAGGTTTGCAGCAAGGCATACAGGCGGGCCAAGTCGTCGTGGATGAGCGTGGTGTCATAGGCCAAGTGGTTCGCAGTTTCCCGCGCACAGCGGAAGTGTCATTGTTGACCGATAAGCAACAAGCCATCCCTGTACAGGTGCAGCGTAACGGCTTGCGATCGATACTTTCTGGCACAGGGAATGGTCGCTTGGAGCTCCGCTTTTTGGCCAGCGATGCAGATGTTCAGGTTGGCGATATTTTGGTGACTTCTGGTCTCGATGGAATTTATCTGGCAGGCTTGCCCGTGGCTAAAGTGATCAGGATTAACCACGACAATGCCTATGTTTTCGCCCGCATTTTCTGTGACCCAATCGCGGGAATTGAGCATCATGGGCTTGTGCTGGTACTTGAATCGCGCACACCGTTGGCATTGCCGCAGACCGAGGTGCCCGCACCTGAAAAATCAAAACTTGGAAGAAAGGAGAAGGAGTAATGCAGCCAACACATTCCATGCGGCGAATTCTTTTGCCGGCCAAAAACTGGTTCATTGTGTCGACCTTATGTGCGGCGTTGCTTCTTAACATGATTCCTTTCGGTTACTTTCCTGGTATTCCTGATTGGGTAGCCCTGGTGTTAACTTTTTGGTGTTTGCACCAGCCTTTGAAGGTTGGCATGGGTGCCGGGTTTATTCTTGGGCTGTTTA contains the following coding sequences:
- the mreC gene encoding rod shape-determining protein MreC, giving the protein MSAIGHAPPPFFNRGPAPLVRLFFFVSISIILLIADLRFHTLEWTRLTMATIVWPIQRAAWLPIQAAGNIGRYFIRQSALQTENEYLQQQRMKAAKLLLRQRHLEDENQRLRALLDMRMRQPVNGQIAEIIYAARDPFSRHVIIDKGLQQGIQAGQVVVDERGVIGQVVRSFPRTAEVSLLTDKQQAIPVQVQRNGLRSILSGTGNGRLELRFLASDADVQVGDILVTSGLDGIYLAGLPVAKVIRINHDNAYVFARIFCDPIAGIEHHGLVLVLESRTPLALPQTEVPAPEKSKLGRKEKE
- a CDS encoding rod shape-determining protein, with product MFNFLRSYFSNDLAIDLGTANTLIYARGKGVVLDEPSVVAIRIEGGPNAKKTIQAVGHEAKSMLGRNPKEISVIRPLKDGVIADFTVTEQMLKQFIRRVHESRLLSPSPRIIICVPSGSTQVERRAIRESALGAGASQVYLIEEPMAAALGAGLPVTDATGSMVVDIGGGTTEVGVISLGGMVYANSVRVGGDKFDESIISYINRNYGMQIGENTAEFIKKTIGSAFPGNEVREMEVSGINRAEGIPRKFTISSNEVLEALSEPLNHVVRAVKDALERTPPELGSDIAERGMVLTGGGALLTDLDRLLAEETGLPVIVADDPLTCVARGSGLALEKMDKLGSIFATE
- the gatC gene encoding Asp-tRNA(Asn)/Glu-tRNA(Gln) amidotransferase subunit GatC; translation: MSLNQEGVGRIARLARIELSAAESLATQDQLNGILGFIARLQAVDTTAIEPMAHAIGVVQRLRPDLVTETDRRADFQAVAPEVEGSLYLVPKVIE